A single Kryptolebias marmoratus isolate JLee-2015 linkage group LG7, ASM164957v2, whole genome shotgun sequence DNA region contains:
- the LOC108249162 gene encoding F-box/WD repeat-containing protein 7-like isoform X2 — MGFYGTLKLIFYKMKRKLDHGPDGRPFPSGKKHCKGNGYLSPSSLAQATPTTFGDLRLANGHSAQRRRVTSGPPPSGLQDWLLTFQAWSGPERLLALDELIDRCQTSQVKHMMQVIEPQFQRDFISLLPKELALYVLTFLAPRDLLRAAQTCRYWRILAEDNLLWREKCREEGVSECLPYRSRECVRPGAAISPWKSAYIRQHRIETNWRKGDEREPMVLKGHDDHVITCLQFSGDLIVSGSDDNTLKVWSAITGKCLRTLTGHTGGVWCSQMTVATVISGSTDRTLRVWDAESGDCVHTLYGHTSTVRCMHLHGNRVVSGSRDTTLRVWDVLTGRCEHVLTGHVAAVRCVQYDGRRVVSGGYDYMVKVWDPETEVCLHTLQGHTNRVYSLQFDGVFVVSGSLDTSIRVWDAETGGCIQTLTGHQSLTSGMELRDNILVSGNADSTVRVWDIRTGQCLHTLQGPNKHQSAVTCLQFCRGLVLSSSDDGTVKLWDLRTGAWLRDVVALQSRGSGGVVWRIRASDTRLVCAAGSRNGTEETKLLVLDFDLDGRKQETDTK; from the exons ATGGGCTTCTACGGCACCCTGAAGCTCATCTTCTACAAG aTGAAGAGGAAGTTGGATCACGGTCCGGACGGACGGCCGTTCCCTTCAGGGAAGAAACACTGCAAAGGAAACGGATACCTCAG CCCCTCCAGTCTGGCTCAGGCCACGCCCACCACATTCGGGGACCTGCGACTGGCCAATGGCCACTCAGCTCAGCGGCGACGCGTCACCTCGGGCCCGCCCCCTTCGGGCCTCCAGGACTGGCTGCTCACCTTCCAG GCGTGGAGCGGTCCTGAGCGGCTCCTGGCTCTGGACGAGCTGATCGACCGCTGCCAGACCAGCCAGGTGAAGCACATGATGCAGGTCATCGAGCCGCAGTTCCAGAGAGACTTCATCTCGCTGCTGCCCAAAGAG ctcgCCCTGTACGTGCTGACCTTCCTGGCTCCCAGAGACCTGCTGAGGGCCGCTCAGACCTGCAGGTACTGGAGGATCCTGGCCGAGGACAACCTGCTGTGGAGGGAGAAGTGTCGCGAGGAAG GTGTTTCCGAGTGTCTGCCATATCGTAGTAGAGAGTGTGTTCGACCCGGCGCCGCCATCAGCCCGTGGAAATCCGCCTACATCCGACAGCATCGCATCGAAACCAACTGGAGGAAGGGTGACGAGCGGGAGCCGATG GTGCTGAAGGGTCACGACGATCACGTCATCACCTGCCTCCAGTTCAGCGGCGACCTGATAGTCAGCGGCTCGGACGACAACACGCTGAAAGTCTGGTCCGCCATCACCGGGAAG tGTCTCCGCACGCTGACGGGCCACACCGGCGGCGTGTGGTGCAGCCAGATGACCGTCGCCACGGTGATCAGCGGCTCCACCGACCGGACGCTGCGCGTGTGGGACGCCGAGAGCGGCGACTGCGTGCACACGCTGTACGGACACACGTCCACCGTGCGCTGCATGCATCTCCACGGCAACAG GGTGGTGTCGGGCTCCCGGGACACGACGCTGCGGGTGTGGGACGTGTTGACGGGCCGCTGCGAGCACGTGCTGACGGGCCACGTGGCGGCGGTGCGCTGCGTTCAGTACGACGGGCGCCGGGTGGTGTCGGGCGGCTACGACTACATGGTGAAGGTGTGGGACCCGGAGACGGAGGTGTGTCTCCACACGCTGCAGGGACACACCAACAGGGTCTACTCTCTGCAG TTTGACGGCGTGTTCGTGGTGAGCGGCTCGTTGGACACGTCAATCAGAGTCTGGGACGCAGAGACAG GTGGGTGTATCCAAACGCTAACTGGCCACCAATCGCTGACGAGCGGCATGGAGCTCCGGGACAACATCCTGGTGTCCGGGAACGCCGACTCCACGGTGCGGGTGTGGGACATCCGGACGGGACAGTGTCTCCACACGCTGCAAG GTCCCAACAAACATCAGTCGGCCgtgacctgcctgcagttctgCCGAGGTCTGGTTCTGTCCAGCTCCGACGACGGGACGGTCAAACTGTGGGACCTGCGGACCGGAGCGTGGCTGCGGGACGTGGTGGCGCTGCAGAGCCGGGGATCAG GCGGCGTGGTGTGGCGGATCAGGGCGTCCGACACTCGGCTGGTTTGCGC